A window of Nocardioidaceae bacterium genomic DNA:
CACCGGGGAGGGTGAGCGCGACCCCGGCGTGCTGCTCGCCCTGACCCGCCTCGGTGGGCACAGCTGCGTGCTCGTCGGGCACGACCGCGCCTCGGTCGCCGCGCACGGACCGTTCGGTCCCGCGGGGTTGCGTACGGCACGCCGCGGCATGCGCCTGGCCGCCGAGCTCGGCCTGCCGCTGGTCACGGTCGTCGACACCGGCGGCGCCGAGCTGTCCGTCGCCGCGGAGCAGGGGGCGATGGCCGGCGAGATCGCCCGCTGCCTGGCCGAGCTGACCTCGCTGCCGGTGCCGACCGTCAGCGTGCTGCTCGGGCAGGGCAACGGTGGCGGTGCCCTGGCCCTGCTGCCGGCCGACCACGTCATCGCGAGCGGCACGGGCTGGCTCTCGCCGCTGCCGCCCGAGGGAGCCTCGGCGATCGTCCATCGCGACACGTCGCACGCGGCCGAGATGGCCCACGCGCACGGCGTCACGGCGGCGGCCATGGCCACCCACGGACTCGTCGACCAGGTCCTCGAGGGTGAGGGTCGCGAGCTGGTCGTACGCCTCGCAGGCGGGGTCGCCGCGGCGTTGAGCGACCTCGGAGGCACCGACGACGCCGCCCGACGCGCCGCCCGCCTGCACCGCTACGCCTGACGCACGACGACCCGCCACCCCCTGCGGGGCGACGGGTCGTCGTGGTGTCGTGGCGTCGGCTCAGCCGTCGACCGACCTGCGGCGGATCAGCAGGCCGCCGCCGACCAGCAGCATCACGGTGCCGAGCAGACCGGCGCCGAGGATGCCGGGCGAGGTGCCCGTGGCGGGGAGCGCCTGCGGCGCCGGGCCCGTCGTCGGGACCTCACGCGGACCGGGCTCCGGTCCGCGCGACGGCTCGTCACCCGGGTCCGTCGGCTCGTTCGGGTCGACCGGCTCGTTCGGGTCGATCGGCTCCGGCGGCTCGACCGTGTCGCAGCCGAGTGCTGCCGACTCCTCGGCCGTCAGCTGCCGGGTCGTGGGCGGCTCGTACGACGTGGTCGTGGTGGCCACGAACCCGCCGATGGTGGCGTCGTAGTCGAACGAGGTGGTCACCGTCCCGCGGCGGCTGGTGACGCCGTCGCAGGTGCGGCTGAGCTCCTCGAAGAGGTCGACCGTCTCGTCGGGACGCGTGCACTCGCCGTCGACGACCTCACCGCCGGGGATGTCGGCGCAGATCTCCTCGGGCGGCTGCACGACGCTGTCGCAGCCGAGCTCGGCCTCCTGGGCGACGGTGAGCGGGGTGTAGCGCCACTCGCCGTACACCGGACCGGAGTCGGTGCCGACCCACTGCGTGCCGTCCCAGGCGTAGGTCGTCGTGATGACGCCCTCGCGCACCCCGTTGCCCAGCTCGCAGCTGGTCAGCGTCTGCACCACCGTGCGGGTGTCGGGCGCCTTCTCGCAGTCGAAGCCCGCGGGCTGCTCACCCTCGAGCTGAGGGCACTCGTCGGTCGGGCCCTCGTCGGTGCCGGGGCACTCCTCGGCGGTGGCCGGACGGTCGACCGAGTCGACGGAGACGACGTCGGAGGAGACCTGCTCGAAGCCCTGGCCGGGCACCCAGCGGTAGGAAACCTTCGTCGTGGTCGTGGTGGTCGTGACGATGCCCTCGACGCACTTGACCTGCGAGCTGGACTGCTCGTCCTCGTAGGAGGGGTCCTCACAGGCGGCCGGCGGCTGGTCGAGGGCGACCTGATCGGTCGTGGTCTTCACGTTCTCGCGCTTCACCTGGCCGGTGAGCGGGTCGATCTCCTTCTCCCAGCCCTGGCCCGGGATCCACTCGTACGCCTCGTCCCAGGTGGTCGTGGTGCGGGTGACCGAGCCGTCACACTGATTCGCGGTGTCCACGGCGACGTCCTGGCCGGTGGTCTCGTCGGGCTCGCAGCCCTCGCCCGGGCTCTCGGCGTCCTTCGTGTCCGTGACGACGCGGATGTTGTCGCGCACCGGCGTGCCCGTGTCGTCGAGGACCTTCTCCCAGCCCTGGCCCGGGATCCACTCGTAGCGCTCGTCCCAGCTCGTCGTCGTGGTGGTGAGCGTGCCGGCCTCACAATTGAAGACGGGGCCGCTCTCGTCCGAGCCGGTCGTGGCCGGCTCCTCGCAGGCGCCGGGCGTGACCAGCGGGCTGGTGGAGGTCTTCTCGGTCACGACGGGCTCGCCGGCGACCCAGCCCGTGCCGGGCTGCCACACAGAGGGTGTCGTGGTCGTGGTCGTCGTGGTCTCGGTGACGCCGTCGACGCAGACGTCTTTCGAGGTGGTCTTCTGCTCGACCTTGTCGTCAGGCTTGTTGGTGCAGTCCTCGCCGCTGGCGAGGTTCTTGGTCTCGGTGGTCTCACCGAGCTTGTCGCCGCGTACGGGCTTGCCCTGGTCGTCGACGCGCAGCGTCCAGCCCTTGCCGGGCTTCCAGTCGTAGATCTTCGCGTAGCGCGTCGTGGTGACGTCGTACGTGCCGGCCTCGCACTTCAGCACCGGGTCGCCGGTCACGACGATCTCGCCGGTGGGCTTGGCGCAGCTGTCCGGGGGGACGTCGAGGTTCTCGGTCTTCACGTCGGTCGTCACGACGGGGGCCTTCTTCTCCCAGCCCTGGCCGGGGATCCACTCGTACGACGTGGTCGTCGTGGTCGTGGTGGTCTTCTTGACGCCGTCACAGGTGATCTCGGGCGCGGAGACGACAGTCTCCACCTCGTCCTTCGGCTGACCGCAGTGCGCGTCAGCGGGGATCTTGTCCTGATCGACGGGAACGCTCTTCGTGGTCTCCTTGATGTTGAGCTTCTGTCCGCTCTTGACCCACTGGCCGTCTCTCACGACGTACTCGTCGTCCCACGTGGTGGTGGTCTGCGTGGCGGTGCCCGCCTCGCAGTCGAAGTTCTCGTACGGGCCGGTCTGCATGCCCGAGCTCGACGGCTTGTCCGTCGGCGGCTCGTCCTTCTTCTTGTAGAAGACGATGTAGTGGCTGACGGCCTTCTTGGTCGAGTGCTTGATCGTCAGCGACGTCGTCGCAGCGACGCGGACGTACTCAGGGCCGCCGCCGCTGGCCTCGGAGCCCGCCTTGACGCAGTAGCCGATGATCAACTTGCCCGTGGGGGCGTGGACCGTCACCGACTCGGGGTCGCCGGTCGTGTCGATCTTGCCGCTGGTGTCCCCGTAGCCCTGGGGCGAGCAGATGTTGCCCGTCGCTCCGGCGGACGACAGCAGACCTGTCGATCCGAAGCCGGCCATGACGCTCAACGCGAGCAACAGCGTCGTCCAGACGCGGACAGCAGTTCGCAACACGGGTGGTCCCCTCCACGGTGTACACGGCCCCCTGATCAGAGGCCCGCACACATCGTGGCGAGGACTGGCCACACGCGACCAGGGTCTTTAGACCCTGGACATGTCAGACACAGGCACGTTTGCCCGCATTCGTCCGAAGAGTGATGACGAAGGTCCCCCGGAGACCCCCCGGGGTGACCATGATCTGCTGACCTGGTCGGGTCAGAGGTCCTCGCGACCGTGCGGGGTGAACCACACCTCCGGGTCAGGCCCCTTGGGCACGATCTGCGAGGGGTTGATGTCGCTCTGCACCACGTAGTAGTGAGCCTGGATCTGCGCGAAGTCGATGTTCTCGCCCCAACCGGGCAGCTGGAACAGGTCCCGCGCGTACCCCCACAGCGCCGGCATCTCCGTCAGCTTCTGCCGGTTGCACTTGAAGTGGCCGTGGTAGACCGCGTCGAAGCGCGCCAGGGTGGTGAACAGGCGCACGTCGGCCTCGGTGACGGCGTCGCCCATGAGGTAGCGGCGGGTGGTCAGGCGCTCCTCCAGCCAGTCCATGGTCGTCCAGAGCCGGTCGTACGCCTCGTCGTAGGCGTCCTGGGACCCGGCGAAGCCGCAGCGGTAGACGCCGTTGTTGACCTCGTGGAAGACGCGCTCGATGACGTCCTCCATCTCCTCCCGCTTGTCCTCCGGCCACAGGTCGGGGGCGTCGGGCTTGTGGTGCTCACGCCACTCGAAGAAGAAGTCCTTTGTGATCTGCGGGAAGTCGTTGGTGACGACCTTGCCGGACTCGATGTCGACGACCGCGGGGACGGTGATGCCGCGCTCGTAGTCGGGGTAGCGGGCGAAGTACGCCTCCTGCAGCCGCTCGATGCCCAGCACGGGGTCCTTGCCGCCCTCGTCGAGGTCGAAGGTCCACGACCGCTCGTCGTGCGTCGGACCCGCCAGACCCATGCTGATCACGTCCTGCAGGCCCAGGATGTCCCGCACGATGATCGAGCGGTTCGCCCACGGGCACGCCTTGGCCGCCATGAGGCGGTACTTGCCCGGCTCGACCGGCCACCCGTCGCGGGCGTCGCGGGTGATGCGGTCGGGGATGTAGTTCATGTCGCGTTCGAAGGACTTGCCCTCGACCATGTACTTGCCGCCCTGCTTGTGCTCGTCGCGCTGTGCGGTGTCGTCGCTCATGAGCCTCCCCTACCCCACGGAGCGGGGTCGTTCACCCTTCAACGACGACCGAGCGCGCAGCCACCTCCAGCAGCACGTCGTTCGCGGCCGGCTCACCGATGCTGACGCGCACCCCCTCACCGACGAACGGGCGTACGACGACCCCCGCGTCCTCGCAGGCGTGCGCCAGCGCAGCGCTGCCGTCGCCTGCCGCGAGCCACACGAAGTTCCCCTGCGGGTCCGGCACCGTCCACCCGGCCCCGCGCAGCCCGGCGACCACCCGCGCCCGCTCCTCGACGACGGCCTCCACGCGCTCGAGCAGCGCGTCCTCACGCTCCAGGCTGGCGACGGCCGCGGCCTGCGCGACCTGGGAGACGCCGAACGGCAGCGCCACCGCGCGGACCGCCGCCGCCACCGGCGGCGCGGCGATCGCGTACCCCACCCGCAGACCGGCCAGCCCGTACGCCTTGGCGAAGGTGCGCATCACCACGACGTTGGGGTGGCGGCGTGCCAGGGCCAGCGCGTCGAGCGGGTCCTCGTCGCGGACGAACTCCGCGTACGCCTCGTCGAGCACGACCAGAACCCGGCTCGGCACGCGCTCGAGGAGCGAGGCGACCTCGGTGTGCCGGGCTGCGGGACCGGTCGGGTTGTTGGGGCTGCACACCACGAGCACGCGCGTCGCGTCGGTGACCGCGGCCGCCATCGCGTCCAGGTCGTGGCGACCCTCGTCCGTGACGGGCACACGGACGGACCGCGCACCGGCCGCGGTCACGGCGATGGGGTAGGCCTCGAAGGAGCGCCAGGCGTACACGACCTCGTCGCCGGGCCCGGCGAAGGCCTGCAGCAGGTGGTAGAGCACCGCGACGGACCCCGTGCCCGCGGCCAGGTTCGCGGGCTCCACGCCCCACCGCGCGGCGAGCGCCCCGTAGAGCGCGGTCATGCCCATGTCGGGGTAGCGGTTCATCGACTCCACCGCTGAGACCGCCGCCTCGAGCACACCCGGCAGCGGGGGGTAGGGATTCTCGTTGCTCGACAGCTTGTACGTCGGCAGCCCCTCCCGCGGGGCCGGCGGACGGCCCGGGACGTACGCCGGGATGTCCGCCACATGCGGCAGGGGCTGGGGCAGGTCGGCGGGCGCGCTCACGCCCGCGACCCTAGTGGGCCCCGGAGATGCCCGGACTCGCATGAACTCGTCCGTGCGCGGCAGGATCCCCGCATGAGGATCCTGATCTGGCTCGCCGTCCACGGTCTCGCCCTCGGCGCGGCCGTGTACCTCGTCGGCGGCATCCGCGTGACCGACCAGACCTCCTCGACCGGTGCGGCGCTCACCGTGCTCGTCGTCGGCGCCATCCTCGGTGCCATCAACGCCACGATCGGTCGGGCCCTGAAGCTGCTCGGCCTGCCGTTCATCATCCTCTCGCTCGGGCTGGTGTGGCTGCTCATCAACGGCGCCATGCTGAAGCTCGCCGGGTTCGTCGCGGGCGAGCTCGACCTCGGCTTCCGCGTCGGTTCGTGGGGTGCGGCGATCATCGGGGCGCTCGTCGTGAGCGTGACGGCGATGGTGCTGCGGCTGCTCCTGCCCGAGTACGACGAGGAGCGGCTCCGATGAGCACCCGCGCCGGCCGACACCCGCAGCTGCCGCCCCCGCGGGCGGACCGTGACGCGGACGCACCCGCGTACGCCATCGCCCTGGTGTGCCTCGGCAACATCTGCCGGTCGCCGACGGCACACGTCGTGCTCGAGGCGGCGCTGCGCGACGCCGGGCTCGGCGACCGTGTCGCGGTCAGCTCGGGCGGCACCGGCGGCTGGCACGTGGGGGACCCGATAGACCGGCGCGCCGCCGCCACGCTCGACGGGGCCGGCTACGACCCGTCCGGGCCGCGCGCCGAGCAGGTCGACGCCTCCTGGTTCTCACGCCACGACCTCGTGCTGGCCATGGACACCGACAACCTCGCCGACCTGCGCGGCCTCGCCCACGAGGCGGGGCGTACGGGCGTCGAGGTCGGACCCGAGCGCCTCCGGCTGTTCAGGGACTTCGACCCCGCCCTCGAGGTCGTCGAGGAGCAGCCGGGCACGGTCTTCTCGCCCCCGGCTCGGGAGCGGGTCGTGCCGGACCCCTACTACGGTGGCGACGAGGGCTTCACGCGCGTGCTCGAGATGGTCGAGCGCACCAGCGCAGAACTCTCCACCCAGGCAGCCAGCCTGCTCCCGAGCTGACCCCGTCCAGGAAGGCACCCCATGGCCCGGTCCACCGTCATCGCCGGTCGCGTCGAGCGTCTGCTCGGCGGCTCGGTCGTGGCGACGACCCCCGTGACCGGCGGCGACATCTGCACCGCCACGCGGGCACGGCTCTCCGACGGCACCTCGGTCTTCGTCAAGACCCGCTCCGGGGCACCGGCTGACTTCTTCACCAGCGAGGCCGAGGGGTTGGCCGCCCTGGCTCGTGCGCACCCCGGCCTGGTGCCCGAGGTGCTGGCCGTCGCGCCCGACTGCCTGATCCTGCCGTGGATCGAGCCCGGGCGCCCCGACGCCGACGCCGCCACAGCCCTGGGCGCGGACCTGGCGCGGATGCACGCCCACGGCGCCGAGGCGTTCGGGGGCCCCCGCGACGGGTGGATCGGCACCCTGCGGCTCACCAACGTCGCCGGGCGTGAGGACGAGACGTGGGCGCAGTTCTACGCCCGCCGCCGGGTGCTGCCGTACGCCGACCTCGCCCGCGACCGCGGCCGGCTCGACGGCGAGGACCACGCGGTGCTGACCCGGCTGGTGGAGCGTCTGGAGGAAGGGGACGACCTC
This region includes:
- a CDS encoding glutathione S-transferase C-terminal domain-containing protein; the protein is MSDDTAQRDEHKQGGKYMVEGKSFERDMNYIPDRITRDARDGWPVEPGKYRLMAAKACPWANRSIIVRDILGLQDVISMGLAGPTHDERSWTFDLDEGGKDPVLGIERLQEAYFARYPDYERGITVPAVVDIESGKVVTNDFPQITKDFFFEWREHHKPDAPDLWPEDKREEMEDVIERVFHEVNNGVYRCGFAGSQDAYDEAYDRLWTTMDWLEERLTTRRYLMGDAVTEADVRLFTTLARFDAVYHGHFKCNRQKLTEMPALWGYARDLFQLPGWGENIDFAQIQAHYYVVQSDINPSQIVPKGPDPEVWFTPHGREDL
- the hisC gene encoding histidinol-phosphate transaminase, with the translated sequence MRVRASPGPTRVAGVSAPADLPQPLPHVADIPAYVPGRPPAPREGLPTYKLSSNENPYPPLPGVLEAAVSAVESMNRYPDMGMTALYGALAARWGVEPANLAAGTGSVAVLYHLLQAFAGPGDEVVYAWRSFEAYPIAVTAAGARSVRVPVTDEGRHDLDAMAAAVTDATRVLVVCSPNNPTGPAARHTEVASLLERVPSRVLVVLDEAYAEFVRDEDPLDALALARRHPNVVVMRTFAKAYGLAGLRVGYAIAAPPVAAAVRAVALPFGVSQVAQAAAVASLEREDALLERVEAVVEERARVVAGLRGAGWTVPDPQGNFVWLAAGDGSAALAHACEDAGVVVRPFVGEGVRVSIGEPAANDVLLEVAARSVVVEG
- a CDS encoding phage holin family protein, whose amino-acid sequence is MRILIWLAVHGLALGAAVYLVGGIRVTDQTSSTGAALTVLVVGAILGAINATIGRALKLLGLPFIILSLGLVWLLINGAMLKLAGFVAGELDLGFRVGSWGAAIIGALVVSVTAMVLRLLLPEYDEERLR
- a CDS encoding low molecular weight phosphotyrosine protein phosphatase: MSTRAGRHPQLPPPRADRDADAPAYAIALVCLGNICRSPTAHVVLEAALRDAGLGDRVAVSSGGTGGWHVGDPIDRRAAATLDGAGYDPSGPRAEQVDASWFSRHDLVLAMDTDNLADLRGLAHEAGRTGVEVGPERLRLFRDFDPALEVVEEQPGTVFSPPARERVVPDPYYGGDEGFTRVLEMVERTSAELSTQAASLLPS
- a CDS encoding fructosamine kinase family protein produces the protein MARSTVIAGRVERLLGGSVVATTPVTGGDICTATRARLSDGTSVFVKTRSGAPADFFTSEAEGLAALARAHPGLVPEVLAVAPDCLILPWIEPGRPDADAATALGADLARMHAHGAEAFGGPRDGWIGTLRLTNVAGREDETWAQFYARRRVLPYADLARDRGRLDGEDHAVLTRLVERLEEGDDLAGPAEPPALLHGDLWSGNIVWRHDRHPVLVDPACHAGHRETDLALMALFGTPHLPTVLEAYQQESPLAEGWEQRVPLHQVFPLLAHAVMFGGGYGARAADAARKLL